Proteins encoded together in one Flavobacteriales bacterium window:
- the sucD gene encoding succinate--CoA ligase subunit alpha, producing the protein MSVLVHSKSKVIVQGVTGSEGTFHAREMIEYGTNVVGGVTPGKGGQQHLDRPVFETVSDAVKATGADVSIIFVPPAFAADAIMEAAEAGIRVIVCITEGIPVKDMVAAREYIRGKGCTLIGPNCPGVITADECKVGIMPGFVFKKGPVGIVSKSGTLTYEAADQVVKAGMGITTAIGIGGDPIIGTTTLEAVQLFANDPETKAIVMIGEIGGDLEIQAARWIKAHCKKPVIGFIAGETAPKGRTMGHAGAIVSGADESAAAKKAVMRECGIHVVDSPATIGAKVKEVLKG; encoded by the coding sequence ATGAGCGTCCTCGTCCATTCGAAGAGCAAGGTCATCGTCCAGGGCGTCACCGGCAGCGAAGGCACCTTCCACGCCCGGGAGATGATCGAGTACGGCACCAACGTCGTCGGCGGCGTCACCCCGGGCAAGGGGGGACAGCAGCACCTGGACCGTCCTGTGTTCGAGACGGTGAGCGACGCGGTGAAGGCCACCGGGGCCGACGTCAGCATCATCTTCGTCCCGCCCGCCTTCGCGGCCGACGCCATCATGGAGGCGGCCGAGGCCGGCATCCGGGTGATCGTGTGCATCACCGAGGGCATCCCGGTGAAGGACATGGTCGCCGCCCGCGAGTACATCCGCGGCAAGGGCTGCACGCTCATCGGCCCCAACTGTCCGGGTGTCATCACCGCCGATGAATGCAAGGTGGGCATCATGCCGGGCTTCGTGTTCAAGAAGGGTCCCGTGGGCATCGTGAGCAAGAGCGGCACGCTCACCTACGAGGCGGCGGACCAGGTGGTGAAGGCCGGCATGGGCATCACCACGGCCATCGGCATCGGCGGCGATCCCATCATCGGCACCACCACCCTGGAGGCCGTGCAGCTCTTCGCCAACGACCCCGAGACCAAGGCCATCGTGATGATCGGCGAGATCGGCGGCGACCTGGAGATCCAGGCCGCGCGGTGGATCAAGGCCCATTGCAAGAAGCCCGTCATCGGCTTCATCGCCGGGGAGACCGCCCCCAAGGGTCGCACCATGGGCCACGCCGGCGCCATCGTGAGCGGTGCCGATGAGAGCGCGGCCGCGAAGAAGGCCGTCATGCGCGAATGCGGCATCCACGTGGTGGACAGCCCCGCCACCATCGGCGCCAAGGTGAAGGAGGTGCTGAAAGGCTGA
- a CDS encoding MFS transporter produces the protein MDRRLVILFLTIFIDLMGFGIFIPVVPFVARDLGASDALVGDTAVVFSVLMYLFGPFWGAVSDRYGRRPVIAIAVAISGVSYLLFSFAHGIVLLFISRMLTGVGSANIAAAQAYITDITPPEHRAKSLGLVGAAFGLGFIAGPPLGGVVYHYFGTAWVGYVAACLCLVNLLGIWLLLPESLHQRDPHAPIRFAPITATVRALRDIRFRDIYLIGFIYIAAFSMMQTAVPLLWKDDYGLTEAQISYMFAAVGLASAIVQGGLLGWLNKRFGERRLVIMGTILVAVGLALTGLVPRAWFIPAAFGPIACLALGNGMLWPSLAAMLTRQADQKEQGQVLGMNQSFGSLGRIAGPFMAGRAYELWHLLPFLGGSAIMLATFFYIRGFLHRMDQRIGLRPDRG, from the coding sequence ATGGACCGTCGGCTGGTCATCCTGTTCCTGACCATCTTCATCGACCTGATGGGCTTCGGGATCTTCATCCCGGTGGTGCCCTTCGTGGCGCGTGACCTGGGCGCCAGCGACGCGCTGGTGGGCGATACGGCGGTGGTGTTCTCAGTGCTCATGTACCTCTTCGGCCCGTTCTGGGGTGCGGTGAGCGACCGCTACGGCCGTCGGCCGGTGATCGCCATCGCCGTCGCCATCAGCGGGGTCAGCTATCTGCTGTTCTCCTTCGCCCATGGCATCGTGCTCTTGTTCATCAGCCGCATGCTCACGGGGGTGGGCTCGGCCAACATCGCCGCAGCGCAGGCCTACATCACCGACATCACGCCACCGGAGCACCGTGCCAAGTCGCTGGGCCTAGTGGGCGCCGCCTTCGGTCTGGGCTTCATCGCGGGCCCGCCGCTCGGCGGGGTGGTGTACCACTACTTCGGCACCGCCTGGGTAGGCTACGTGGCCGCATGCCTCTGCCTGGTGAACCTGCTCGGCATCTGGCTGCTGCTGCCCGAGTCGCTGCACCAACGCGATCCGCACGCGCCCATCCGCTTCGCGCCTATCACCGCCACGGTGCGGGCGCTGCGCGACATCCGGTTCCGCGACATCTACCTCATCGGCTTCATCTACATCGCCGCCTTCAGCATGATGCAGACCGCCGTGCCGCTGCTGTGGAAGGACGACTATGGCCTCACCGAGGCGCAGATCAGCTACATGTTCGCGGCGGTGGGCCTGGCCAGCGCCATCGTGCAGGGCGGGCTGCTGGGCTGGCTCAACAAGCGCTTCGGCGAGCGTCGTCTGGTGATCATGGGCACCATCCTCGTGGCGGTCGGGCTGGCGCTCACCGGCCTGGTGCCCCGGGCCTGGTTCATCCCGGCCGCCTTCGGGCCCATCGCCTGCCTCGCGCTGGGCAACGGCATGCTGTGGCCGTCGCTGGCCGCCATGCTCACGCGGCAGGCCGACCAGAAGGAGCAGGGCCAGGTGCTGGGCATGAACCAGAGCTTCGGCAGCCTGGGTCGCATCGCCGGTCCCTTCATGGCGGGCCGCGCCTACGAGCTGTGGCACCTGCTGCCCTTCCTGGGCGGTTCGGCCATCATGCTCGCCACATTTTTCTACATCCGCGGGTTCCTCCACCGGATGGACCAGCGCATCGGCCTCCGTCCCGATCGGGGGTGA